AACAGCGTCTCGCCAGGCAAAGATATCGAAGCCCGGGAAGGGACCGGGGCCCTCGGCCAGCGGTATGGCGCCGTCCATCGAGGCTGACAGGTCCTTGAGCAGGATGCCCATGCCCTCCGGGGCGCTGGCGGCGATATCTTGGACTTCCGCGTTAACGGTGCGGGCACTGTCGGCGGAGCCCTGGACGCTGAACGTTGTGTCGTTGTCTTTCACAAAGTAGATGGCTTGGTACAGGGGCCCGTTACCGCCGGTCCCGAGGAGCTTGAGACATGTTCCCTCCACCGAGTCCAGTGCCACCGTTTCGGCGGTTGCGGAAGGCTTCGCAGTTGCGGCAGCGGGAGCTGAAGCGTCCGGCTCCGCTGCTTCTGCGCTGCAGCCGGTGACGAACAGCAGGGCCAAGGCCGGTACGGCAGCAGTTTTGCGCATGGTTCCCCCAGGAATCGTAGACAGTGGCCCCACCCTAGCGCCTAAACCGGAGCGGCCGGGGTTTTTCGGTGCCGGGGCTCGGGTGTACAGCTAACGGGCTCATTCCCAACCGATGTCCGTTCGTAGTACAGCTGATGGGCTTATCGCCGCCGGATAAGCCCATCAGCTGTACTAGCAATGGTCCGCACGCCACGGCCGGGACCAAGGGCCAGTACCCGGGGTTGTGCCGACGGCCGCGCGCAGAAGGTCCCACGAAATGGTGCTGTTGTTACTGACGAGGTCCCACCAGTACCCGTATGCCCCAAAGGTTGGGACCCTGTGCTGGCCCTACTGAATAAGTGCTCCCAGCCCACGGCCGCGCGCACAAGGTCCCACGAAATGGTGCTGTTGTTACCGATGAGGTCCCACCAGCACCCGTATGCCCCAAAGGCTGGGACCCTGTGCTTGCCCTTCGATGCTGCGCCGTGCGGGACTGATCTACTGAGCAGCAAATGGGCTTATGGGCATCCCAAAACCCCGCTTTGTGCTCAGTAGATTCGGCCAGGGCCGGATTAGCCCCGTTATGTGCTCAGTAGATCCGCAAAACTCCCTTATCTGCTCACTAGATTCAGCCCCGGGAACCCGCACAAACAAGCCGCACAGCAGAACGGCGGACCCCGGAAACCCGGGACCCGCCGTCGTGCCTAGTGCGTCGTGCGCGCTGAAGAGTTAGGAGCCGGACCCCGACCCCGAGGACCCTGACCCCGACCCCGACCCCGAAGACCCCGAACCGCCCGACTTCTTCCCGTGGGAGGAGGAGTCGTTGACGTCCGTGTCGATCTGCTCCTTGCGGACCTCCTCGGAGACGCTCTCGGTGCCTGTCACCGTTTCGGTATCCAGGCGGACGCGTTCCACCGGCTCGGTGTGCTTGGACACCACTGCTTCTTCGGCGTGCAGCGTCACCTCGTGCTCGTCCTCAGTGAGCTCGGAGCCGGACAGTGCGTCCCCGGCATTGGCGTCCGTGATGGGTTCACGCTCGATCCGCACCTCTTCGTGACTGACCGGAACCTGCTTGGTGACGGTCTCCGTCACGATGTATTTGCGCAGCCGGGCCTTGCCCACCGCACGGCTCTCGGTGCCCACGTTCAGGCGCTCCTCGGACCGGGTCATGGCGTCATCTCCGCTGGATCCCGAACCGGAGGACGAGGAAAGGTTGGACGTGCCCGAACTGGTGGACGTGCCGGCGGTCCGCGAATCCGACACCGTGCCGCTGCTCAGGTCGCTGTCCCGCGTCTCGGTAATCGTGTCGGTTTCCGAAATCGATTCCGAAGAACCGTCGTCGTAGCTGAAGCCGTAATACCGGTACAGCGTGACTTCCTCTTCCGGGCTGATCGATCCGTCGCTTTCGATATGCGGCGCGTTCCGAACCTCTTCCTTGGAGTAAGGCACCATGACGTCGGCGCCGTCAACGCTCGCCTCACTGAGGGGGATAAAGGTCTCCGACGTGCCGAAGAGGCCGGTGTTCACAGTGACCCATGCCGGTTCGTCGGTCTGGTCATCCAGGTAGAAGGTGCCTACGGAACCAATTGTGTCGCCGTTCGGCCCCACCACGTTGCCCGAACCACTCATGAGTCCTTCGACCTGCTGATTCGTGATCATCTTGTTCTCCTCGCGACAGCGAATCCGCCGGATCGGTTGACCGGCGGCGATTCACCACAGGCCCGGTTCGGAGACAGACGACAAGACGGTCGGTTACCCGCCTACGGCTCCGGGGCCGGCTGGTTGACTGGTGAGGAACCTGGCATACATACCAAGCCCACTTATCATTC
This window of the Arthrobacter sp. zg-Y919 genome carries:
- a CDS encoding YsnF/AvaK domain-containing protein, with the protein product MITNQQVEGLMSGSGNVVGPNGDTIGSVGTFYLDDQTDEPAWVTVNTGLFGTSETFIPLSEASVDGADVMVPYSKEEVRNAPHIESDGSISPEEEVTLYRYYGFSYDDGSSESISETDTITETRDSDLSSGTVSDSRTAGTSTSSGTSNLSSSSGSGSSGDDAMTRSEERLNVGTESRAVGKARLRKYIVTETVTKQVPVSHEEVRIEREPITDANAGDALSGSELTEDEHEVTLHAEEAVVSKHTEPVERVRLDTETVTGTESVSEEVRKEQIDTDVNDSSSHGKKSGGSGSSGSGSGSGSSGSGSGS